The following proteins are co-located in the Pseudomonas synxantha genome:
- a CDS encoding response regulator transcription factor codes for MSDEIQVEGEELPHLLLVDDDATFTRVMARAMSRRGFRVSTAGSAEEGLTIAQADLPDYAALDLKMDGDSGLVLLPRLLELDPEMRVVILTGYSSIATAVEAIKRGACNYLCKPADADDVLAALLSEHADLDTLVPENPMSVDRLQWEHIQRVLTEHEGNISATARALGMHRRTLQRKLQKRPVRR; via the coding sequence ATGAGTGACGAGATCCAAGTCGAAGGCGAAGAACTGCCACACCTGTTGCTGGTAGATGACGACGCGACCTTTACCCGCGTGATGGCACGCGCCATGAGCCGGCGCGGTTTTCGCGTCAGCACCGCAGGCTCCGCCGAAGAGGGCTTGACCATCGCCCAGGCCGACCTGCCGGACTATGCTGCCCTCGACCTGAAAATGGACGGCGACTCCGGCCTGGTGCTGCTGCCGAGGCTGCTGGAACTCGACCCGGAAATGCGCGTAGTGATCCTCACCGGTTACTCCAGCATCGCCACCGCCGTCGAGGCGATCAAGCGCGGCGCCTGCAACTACCTGTGCAAGCCGGCGGACGCCGACGACGTGCTGGCCGCCTTGCTGTCCGAGCATGCCGACCTCGACACCCTGGTGCCGGAAAACCCGATGTCGGTGGACCGCCTGCAGTGGGAGCACATCCAGCGCGTGCTCACCGAACACGAAGGCAATATCTCCGCTACGGCCCGTGCCCTGGGCATGCACCGCCGCACGCTGCAACGCAAGCTGCAGAAGCGCCCGGTACGACGCTGA
- a CDS encoding ATP-binding protein has protein sequence MLAAVKLTSATRQNLWRLTFIRTLVLAAQAGSVGLAYWFDLLPLPWLQLAVTLGFSSVLCAFTAIRLRTTWPVTELEYALQLACDLFIHSVLLYFSGGSTNPFVSYYLVPLTIAAVTLPWRYSVVLSGIALTLYTLLLAQFYPLQTFPIARENLQIYGMWLSFALSAAVITFFAARMAEELRRQEELRAIRREEGLRDQQLLAVATQAAGAAHELGTPLATMSVLLKEMTQDHHDPALQEDLSVLQEQVKQCKLTLQQLVRAAEANRRLAVEMQDVTHWLDEALNRWHLMRPEASYRFNLLGQGSVPRMAPPPDLTQALLNLLNNAADACPEGLGVQLDWDAENITISIRDHGAGVPLAIAEQIGKPFFTTKGKGFGLGLFLSKASVTRAGGSVKLYSHEEGGTLTELRLPRVARGDIDE, from the coding sequence ATGCTCGCCGCCGTAAAACTGACTTCCGCCACCCGCCAGAACCTCTGGCGCCTGACGTTCATTCGCACTCTGGTATTGGCCGCACAGGCCGGTTCCGTCGGGCTTGCCTATTGGTTCGACCTGCTGCCGCTGCCGTGGCTGCAATTGGCTGTGACTCTCGGCTTTTCCTCCGTGCTCTGTGCGTTCACCGCTATCCGGTTGCGCACCACGTGGCCGGTGACCGAGCTGGAGTACGCGCTTCAGTTGGCGTGCGACCTGTTTATCCACAGTGTGTTGCTGTATTTCTCCGGTGGCTCCACCAATCCGTTTGTTTCTTATTACCTGGTGCCGTTGACCATTGCCGCCGTGACCTTGCCATGGCGCTACTCGGTGGTGCTGTCGGGCATTGCCCTGACGCTCTATACCCTGCTGCTGGCGCAGTTCTATCCGCTGCAAACCTTTCCGATTGCCCGGGAGAACCTGCAGATCTACGGAATGTGGCTGAGTTTTGCCCTCTCGGCTGCGGTCATTACCTTCTTCGCCGCACGCATGGCCGAAGAGCTGCGCCGCCAGGAAGAACTGCGCGCCATTCGCCGTGAAGAGGGCCTGCGTGATCAGCAACTGCTGGCCGTCGCCACCCAGGCAGCCGGCGCCGCCCATGAACTGGGCACGCCGCTGGCGACCATGAGCGTATTGCTCAAGGAAATGACCCAGGACCACCACGACCCGGCCTTGCAGGAGGACCTCAGCGTGCTGCAGGAACAGGTCAAGCAGTGCAAGCTGACGCTGCAGCAACTGGTGCGCGCTGCCGAAGCCAATCGCCGCCTGGCGGTCGAAATGCAGGATGTCACCCACTGGCTCGACGAAGCTTTGAACCGTTGGCACCTGATGCGTCCCGAGGCCAGTTACCGTTTCAATCTGCTGGGCCAAGGCAGCGTGCCGCGCATGGCGCCACCGCCGGACCTGACCCAGGCGCTGCTCAATCTTTTGAACAACGCCGCCGACGCTTGCCCCGAAGGATTGGGCGTGCAGTTGGACTGGGACGCAGAAAACATCACCATCAGCATTCGTGACCACGGCGCGGGCGTGCCGCTGGCCATTGCCGAGCAGATCGGCAAACCATTCTTTACCACCAAGGGCAAAGGCTTCGGCCTGGGCCTGTTTTTGAGCAAGGCCAGCGTGACCCGCGCGGGCGGCTCAGTGAAGCTCTATAGTCATGAGGAAGGCGGCACGCTCACCGAGCTGCGCCTGCCCCGTGTCGCACGAGGAGATATCGATGAGTGA
- a CDS encoding SIMPL domain-containing protein (The SIMPL domain is named for its presence in mouse protein SIMPL (signalling molecule that associates with mouse pelle-like kinase). Bacterial member BP26, from Brucella, was shown to assemble into a channel-like structure, while YggE from E. coli has been associated with resistance to oxidative stress.), whose protein sequence is MSRFTRSAAVLALSASALASLQAMAADELHYNQISLRAEVSQEVARDKMIVTLYTESQNADPAKLAADITTTMNQALGQAREVKGVTLRQGSRNSYPIYDNKNQKITGWRERAELRLESADFPALSKLTGELLNTLKMENMDFAIADATRKASEDALLKDAVAAFKARAQLATDALGGKGYKIVNLNFNTNGYPMPYARGGMMMKAAMADSAPTPEVEAGTSQVNMSADGVIEVQQ, encoded by the coding sequence ATGTCTCGTTTCACTCGCAGTGCCGCTGTCCTTGCCCTCAGCGCCAGCGCCCTGGCCAGCCTCCAGGCCATGGCTGCCGATGAACTGCATTACAACCAGATTTCCCTGCGTGCCGAAGTCAGCCAGGAAGTGGCTCGCGACAAGATGATCGTCACTCTCTACACAGAGTCGCAAAATGCCGACCCGGCCAAGCTCGCTGCCGATATCACCACCACCATGAACCAGGCCCTGGGCCAGGCCCGCGAGGTCAAAGGTGTGACCCTGCGCCAGGGCAGCCGCAACAGCTACCCGATCTACGACAACAAGAACCAGAAGATCACCGGCTGGCGTGAACGCGCCGAACTGCGCCTGGAAAGCGCGGACTTCCCGGCGTTGTCCAAGCTCACCGGCGAACTGCTGAACACGCTGAAAATGGAAAACATGGACTTCGCCATCGCCGACGCTACGCGCAAGGCCAGCGAAGATGCGCTGCTCAAGGATGCAGTTGCAGCGTTCAAGGCCCGTGCCCAGCTGGCGACTGACGCATTGGGTGGCAAGGGTTACAAGATCGTCAATCTGAACTTCAACACCAACGGCTATCCAATGCCTTATGCCCGTGGCGGGATGATGATGAAAGCGGCCATGGCCGATTCGGCGCCAACACCTGAAGTGGAAGCCGGTACCAGCCAGGTCAACATGAGTGCCGATGGGGTGATTGAAGTACAGCAATAA